A window of Equus przewalskii isolate Varuska chromosome 18, EquPr2, whole genome shotgun sequence contains these coding sequences:
- the SEMA5B gene encoding semaphorin-5B isoform X2: MVFPGPLAVTLLPPSLTLLVFHLSSSQDVTSDPSSEQLCTLREHPIVAFADLKPWISNFTYPGARDFSQLALDPSRNQLIVGARNYLFRLSLANVSLLQATEWASNEDTRRSCQSKGKTEEECQNYVRVLIVAGRKVFMCGTNAFSPVCSSRQVGNLSRTMEKINGVARCPYDPRHNSTAVISSQGELYAATVIDFSGRDPAIYRSLGSGPPLRTAQYNSKWLNEPNFVAAYDIGLFAYFFLRENAVEHDCGRTVYSRVARVCKNDVGGRFLLEDTWTTFMKARLNCSRPGEVPFYYNELQSAFHLPEQDLIYGVFTTNINSIAASAVCAFNLSAISQAFNGPFRYQENPRAAWLPIANPLPNFQCGTLPEVGPNENLTERSLQDAQRLFLMSEAVQPVTPEPCVTQDSVRFSHLVVDLVQAKDTLYHVLYIGTESGTILKALSTTSRSLRGCYLEELHVLPPGRREPLRSLRILHSARALFVGLSDSVLRVPLERCAAYRSQGACLGARDPYCGWDGKQQRCSTLEDSSNMSLWTQNITACPVRNVTRDGGFGQWSPWQPCEHLDGDNSGSCLCRARACDSPQPRCGGRNCLGPAIHIANCSRNGAWTPWSSWALCSTSCGIGFQVRQRSCSNPAPRHGGRICVGKSREERFCNENTPCPVPIFWASWGSWSKCSSNCGGGVQSRRRSCENGDSCPGCGVEFKTCNPEGCPEVRRNTPWTPWLPVNVTQGGARQEQRFRFTCRAPLPDPHGLQFGRRRTETRTCPADGSGACDTDALVEDLLRSGGTSPHTVSGGWAAWGPWSSCSRDCELGFRVRKRTCTNPEPRNGGLPCVGDAAEYQDCNPQACPVRGAWSCWTSWSPCSASCGGGHYQRTRSCTNPTPSPGEDICLGLHTEEALCATQACPEGWSLWSEWSTCTEDGAQSRSRRCEELVLGPSTCAGNSSQSRPCPYSEIPVILPASSVEETTGCGGFNVIHLVATGVSCFLGSGLLTLAVYLSCQHCQRQTQESTLVHPATPNHLHYKGGGTPKNEKYTPMEFKTLNKNNLIPDDRANFYPLQQTNVYTTTYYPSPLNKHSFRPEASPGQRCFPNS; encoded by the exons GCCACAGAGTGGGCCTCCAACGAGGACACGCGCCGCTCGTGCCAAAGCAAAGGGAAGACTGAG GAGGAGTGTCAGAACTATGTGCGAGTCCTCATTGTCGCTGGCCGGAAAGTGTTCATGTGCGGGACCAATGCCTTCTCCCCGGTGTGCTCCAGTAGACAG GTGGGGAACCTCAGCCGGACTATGGAGAAGATCAATGGCGTGGCCCGCTGCCCCTACGACCCGCGCCACAACTCCACAGCTGTCATCTCCTCCCAGGGAGAGCTCTACGCGGCCACGGTCATCGACTTCTCGGGTCGGGACCCCGCCATCTATCGCAGCCTGGGCAGTGGGCCGCCGCTCCGCACTGCCCAGTATAACTCCAAGTGGCTCAATG AGCCAAACTTCGTGGCAGCCTATGACATCGGGCTGTTTGCGTACTTCTTCCTGCGGGAGAACGCAGTGGAGCATGACTGCGGGCGCACCGTGTACTCCCGGGTGGCCCGCGTGTGCAAGAACGACGTGGGGGGCCGCTTCCTGCTAGAGGACACGTGGACCACGTTCATGAAGGCCCGGCTCAACTGCTCCCGCCCGGGCGAGGTCCCCTTCTACTACAATGAGCTGCAGAGTGCCTTCCACCTGCCCGAGCAGGACCTCATCTACGGGGTCTTCACCACCAACAT AAACAGCATTGCCGCTTCTGCCGTCTGCGCCTTCAACCTCAGTGCCATCTCCCAGGCTTTCAATGGCCCGTTTCGCTACCAGGAGAACCCCAGGGCTGCCTGGCTCCCCATCGCCAACCCCCTGCCCAATTTCCAG TGTGGCACCCTGCCGGAGGTGGGCCCCAACGAGAACCTGACGGAGCGCAGCCTGCAGGACGCCCAGCGCCTGTTCCTGATGAGCGAGGCCGTGCAGCCGGTGACACCGGAGCCCTGTGTCACCCAGGACAGCGTGCGCTTCTCACACCTCGTGGTGGACCTTGTGCAGGCCAAAGACACGCTCTACCACGTGCTCTACATCGGCACGG AGTCGGGCACCATCCTGAAGGCACTGTCCACGACGAGCCGCAGCCTCCGCGGCTGCTACCTGGAGGAGCTGCACGTGCTGCCCCCCGGGCGCCGCGAACCCCTGCGCAGCCTGCGCATCCTGCACAGCGCGCGCGCGCTCTTCGTGGGGCTGAGCGACAGCGTGCTGCGGGTCCCGCTGGAGCGCTGCGCCGCCTACCGCAGCCAGGG GGCATGCCTGGGGGCGCGGGACCCATACTGCGGCTGGGACGGGAAGCAGCAACGTTGCAGCACGCTCGAGGACAGCTCCAACATGAGCCTCTGGACCCAGAACATCACAGCGTGTCCT GTGCGGAACGTGACTCGGGATGGGGGCTTCGGCCAGTGGTCACCATGGCAACCATGTGAGCACTTAGATGGGGACAACTCTGGCTCTTGCCTGTGTCGGGCCCGAGCCTGCGACTCCCCCCAACCCCGCTGTGGGGGCCGCAACTGCCTGGGGCCTGCCATCCACATCGCCAACTGCTCCAG GAATGGGGCGTGGACCCCGTGGTCGTCGTGGGCCCTGTGCAGCACGTCCTGCGGCATTGGATTCCAGGTCCGCCAGCGAAGTTGCAGCAACCCTGCTCCCCGCCACGGTGGCCGCATCTGCGTGGGCAAGAGCCGGGAGGAGCG gtTCTGCAACGAAAACACGCCTTGCCCGGTGCCCATCTTCTGGGCCTCCTGGGGCTCCTGGAGCAAGTGCAGCAGCAACTGCGGGGGTGGCGTGCAGTCGCGGCGGCGGTCCTGCGAGAACGGTGACTCCTGCCCGGGCTGCGGCGTG GAGTTCAAGACGTGCAACCCTGAGGGCTGCCCCGAAGTGCGGCGCAACACGCCCTGGACGCCGTGGCTGCCGGTGAACGTGACCCAGGGCGGCGCGCGACAGGAGCAGCGCTTCCGCTTCACGTGCCGCGCGCCCCTGCCCGACCCCCACGGTCTGCAGTTCggcaggaggaggacagagaccagGACCTGCCCCGCCGACGGCTCGGGAGCCTGCGACACCGACG CCCTGGTGGAGGATCTCCTGCGCAGCGGGGGCACCTCCCCGCACACGGTGAGCGGGGGCTGGGCCGCCTGGGGCCCGTGGTCGTCCTGCTCCCGGGACTGCGAGCTGGGCTTCCGCGTCCGCAAGAGAACCTGCACGAACCCGGAGCCCCGAAATGGGGGCCTGCCCTGCGTGGGCGATGCCGCAGAGTACCAGGACTGCAACCCCCAGGCTTGTCCAG TGCGGGGCGCCTGGTCCTGCTGGACCTCATGGTCCCCATGCTCAGCCTCCTGCGGTGGTGGCCACTATCAACGCACACGTTCCTGCACCaaccccacaccctccccaggcGAGGACATCTGTCTCGGGCTGCACACGGAGGAGGCACTGTGTGCCACACAGGCCTGCCCAG AAGGCTGGTCGCTATGGTCTGAGTGGAGCACGTGCACTGAGGACGGAGCCCAAAGCCGCAGCCGGCGCTGTGAGGAGCTGGTCCTAGGGCCCAGCACCTGTGCTGGAAACAGCAGCCAGAGCCGCCCCTGCCCCTACAGCGAGATTCCCG TGATCCTGCCTGCCTCCAGTGTGGAGGAGACCACCGGCTGTGGAG GGTTCAATGTCATCCACCTGGTGGCCACAGGTGTCTCCTGCTTCCTGGGCTCTGGGCTTCTGACCTTGGCAGTGTACCTGTCCTGCCAGCACTGCCAGCGCCAGACCCAGGAGTCCACACTGGTCCATCCCGCCACCCCCAACCACCTGCACTACAAGGGTGGGGGCACCCCCAAGAACGAGAAGTACACACCCATGGAGTTCAAG aCTCTGAACAAGAATAACCTGATCCCCGACGACAGAGCCAACTTCTACCCATTGCAGCAGACCAATGTGTACACGACCACCTACTACCCCAGCCCGCTGAACAAGCACAGCTTCCGGCCCGAGGCCTCACCTGGACAACGGTGCTTCCCCAACAGCTGA
- the SEMA5B gene encoding semaphorin-5B isoform X1 yields MVFPGPLAVTLLPPSLTLLVFHLSSSQDVTSDPSSEQLCTLREHPIVAFADLKPWISNFTYPGARDFSQLALDPSRNQLIVGARNYLFRLSLANVSLLQATEWASNEDTRRSCQSKGKTEEECQNYVRVLIVAGRKVFMCGTNAFSPVCSSRQVGNLSRTMEKINGVARCPYDPRHNSTAVISSQGELYAATVIDFSGRDPAIYRSLGSGPPLRTAQYNSKWLNEPNFVAAYDIGLFAYFFLRENAVEHDCGRTVYSRVARVCKNDVGGRFLLEDTWTTFMKARLNCSRPGEVPFYYNELQSAFHLPEQDLIYGVFTTNINSIAASAVCAFNLSAISQAFNGPFRYQENPRAAWLPIANPLPNFQCGTLPEVGPNENLTERSLQDAQRLFLMSEAVQPVTPEPCVTQDSVRFSHLVVDLVQAKDTLYHVLYIGTESGTILKALSTTSRSLRGCYLEELHVLPPGRREPLRSLRILHSARALFVGLSDSVLRVPLERCAAYRSQGACLGARDPYCGWDGKQQRCSTLEDSSNMSLWTQNITACPVRNVTRDGGFGQWSPWQPCEHLDGDNSGSCLCRARACDSPQPRCGGRNCLGPAIHIANCSRNGAWTPWSSWALCSTSCGIGFQVRQRSCSNPAPRHGGRICVGKSREERFCNENTPCPVPIFWASWGSWSKCSSNCGGGVQSRRRSCENGDSCPGCGVEFKTCNPEGCPEVRRNTPWTPWLPVNVTQGGARQEQRFRFTCRAPLPDPHGLQFGRRRTETRTCPADGSGACDTDALVEDLLRSGGTSPHTVSGGWAAWGPWSSCSRDCELGFRVRKRTCTNPEPRNGGLPCVGDAAEYQDCNPQACPVRGAWSCWTSWSPCSASCGGGHYQRTRSCTNPTPSPGEDICLGLHTEEALCATQACPEGWSLWSEWSTCTEDGAQSRSRRCEELVLGPSTCAGNSSQSRPCPYSEIPVILPASSVEETTGCGGFNVIHLVATGVSCFLGSGLLTLAVYLSCQHCQRQTQESTLVHPATPNHLHYKGGGTPKNEKYTPMEFKTLNKNNLIPDDRANFYPLQQTNVYTTTYYPSPLNKHSFRPEASPGQRPRTCCLAWWGPIWLQRALAGGDHVGEDWLQAGTWLQFQLNPGLSWPPGDPPSC; encoded by the exons GCCACAGAGTGGGCCTCCAACGAGGACACGCGCCGCTCGTGCCAAAGCAAAGGGAAGACTGAG GAGGAGTGTCAGAACTATGTGCGAGTCCTCATTGTCGCTGGCCGGAAAGTGTTCATGTGCGGGACCAATGCCTTCTCCCCGGTGTGCTCCAGTAGACAG GTGGGGAACCTCAGCCGGACTATGGAGAAGATCAATGGCGTGGCCCGCTGCCCCTACGACCCGCGCCACAACTCCACAGCTGTCATCTCCTCCCAGGGAGAGCTCTACGCGGCCACGGTCATCGACTTCTCGGGTCGGGACCCCGCCATCTATCGCAGCCTGGGCAGTGGGCCGCCGCTCCGCACTGCCCAGTATAACTCCAAGTGGCTCAATG AGCCAAACTTCGTGGCAGCCTATGACATCGGGCTGTTTGCGTACTTCTTCCTGCGGGAGAACGCAGTGGAGCATGACTGCGGGCGCACCGTGTACTCCCGGGTGGCCCGCGTGTGCAAGAACGACGTGGGGGGCCGCTTCCTGCTAGAGGACACGTGGACCACGTTCATGAAGGCCCGGCTCAACTGCTCCCGCCCGGGCGAGGTCCCCTTCTACTACAATGAGCTGCAGAGTGCCTTCCACCTGCCCGAGCAGGACCTCATCTACGGGGTCTTCACCACCAACAT AAACAGCATTGCCGCTTCTGCCGTCTGCGCCTTCAACCTCAGTGCCATCTCCCAGGCTTTCAATGGCCCGTTTCGCTACCAGGAGAACCCCAGGGCTGCCTGGCTCCCCATCGCCAACCCCCTGCCCAATTTCCAG TGTGGCACCCTGCCGGAGGTGGGCCCCAACGAGAACCTGACGGAGCGCAGCCTGCAGGACGCCCAGCGCCTGTTCCTGATGAGCGAGGCCGTGCAGCCGGTGACACCGGAGCCCTGTGTCACCCAGGACAGCGTGCGCTTCTCACACCTCGTGGTGGACCTTGTGCAGGCCAAAGACACGCTCTACCACGTGCTCTACATCGGCACGG AGTCGGGCACCATCCTGAAGGCACTGTCCACGACGAGCCGCAGCCTCCGCGGCTGCTACCTGGAGGAGCTGCACGTGCTGCCCCCCGGGCGCCGCGAACCCCTGCGCAGCCTGCGCATCCTGCACAGCGCGCGCGCGCTCTTCGTGGGGCTGAGCGACAGCGTGCTGCGGGTCCCGCTGGAGCGCTGCGCCGCCTACCGCAGCCAGGG GGCATGCCTGGGGGCGCGGGACCCATACTGCGGCTGGGACGGGAAGCAGCAACGTTGCAGCACGCTCGAGGACAGCTCCAACATGAGCCTCTGGACCCAGAACATCACAGCGTGTCCT GTGCGGAACGTGACTCGGGATGGGGGCTTCGGCCAGTGGTCACCATGGCAACCATGTGAGCACTTAGATGGGGACAACTCTGGCTCTTGCCTGTGTCGGGCCCGAGCCTGCGACTCCCCCCAACCCCGCTGTGGGGGCCGCAACTGCCTGGGGCCTGCCATCCACATCGCCAACTGCTCCAG GAATGGGGCGTGGACCCCGTGGTCGTCGTGGGCCCTGTGCAGCACGTCCTGCGGCATTGGATTCCAGGTCCGCCAGCGAAGTTGCAGCAACCCTGCTCCCCGCCACGGTGGCCGCATCTGCGTGGGCAAGAGCCGGGAGGAGCG gtTCTGCAACGAAAACACGCCTTGCCCGGTGCCCATCTTCTGGGCCTCCTGGGGCTCCTGGAGCAAGTGCAGCAGCAACTGCGGGGGTGGCGTGCAGTCGCGGCGGCGGTCCTGCGAGAACGGTGACTCCTGCCCGGGCTGCGGCGTG GAGTTCAAGACGTGCAACCCTGAGGGCTGCCCCGAAGTGCGGCGCAACACGCCCTGGACGCCGTGGCTGCCGGTGAACGTGACCCAGGGCGGCGCGCGACAGGAGCAGCGCTTCCGCTTCACGTGCCGCGCGCCCCTGCCCGACCCCCACGGTCTGCAGTTCggcaggaggaggacagagaccagGACCTGCCCCGCCGACGGCTCGGGAGCCTGCGACACCGACG CCCTGGTGGAGGATCTCCTGCGCAGCGGGGGCACCTCCCCGCACACGGTGAGCGGGGGCTGGGCCGCCTGGGGCCCGTGGTCGTCCTGCTCCCGGGACTGCGAGCTGGGCTTCCGCGTCCGCAAGAGAACCTGCACGAACCCGGAGCCCCGAAATGGGGGCCTGCCCTGCGTGGGCGATGCCGCAGAGTACCAGGACTGCAACCCCCAGGCTTGTCCAG TGCGGGGCGCCTGGTCCTGCTGGACCTCATGGTCCCCATGCTCAGCCTCCTGCGGTGGTGGCCACTATCAACGCACACGTTCCTGCACCaaccccacaccctccccaggcGAGGACATCTGTCTCGGGCTGCACACGGAGGAGGCACTGTGTGCCACACAGGCCTGCCCAG AAGGCTGGTCGCTATGGTCTGAGTGGAGCACGTGCACTGAGGACGGAGCCCAAAGCCGCAGCCGGCGCTGTGAGGAGCTGGTCCTAGGGCCCAGCACCTGTGCTGGAAACAGCAGCCAGAGCCGCCCCTGCCCCTACAGCGAGATTCCCG TGATCCTGCCTGCCTCCAGTGTGGAGGAGACCACCGGCTGTGGAG GGTTCAATGTCATCCACCTGGTGGCCACAGGTGTCTCCTGCTTCCTGGGCTCTGGGCTTCTGACCTTGGCAGTGTACCTGTCCTGCCAGCACTGCCAGCGCCAGACCCAGGAGTCCACACTGGTCCATCCCGCCACCCCCAACCACCTGCACTACAAGGGTGGGGGCACCCCCAAGAACGAGAAGTACACACCCATGGAGTTCAAG aCTCTGAACAAGAATAACCTGATCCCCGACGACAGAGCCAACTTCTACCCATTGCAGCAGACCAATGTGTACACGACCACCTACTACCCCAGCCCGCTGAACAAGCACAGCTTCCGGCCCGAGGCCTCACCTGGACAACG GCCAAGAACTTGCTGCCTTGCTTGGTGGGGGCCCATCTGGCTTCAGAGAGCTCTGGCTGGCGGTGACCATGTGGGAGAGGACTGGCTTCAGGCTGGCACATGGCTGCAGTTCCAGCTCAACCCAGGTCTCTCATGGCCTCCTGGTGACCCACCGTCGTGCTGA